One region of Danaus plexippus chromosome 16 unlocalized genomic scaffold, MEX_DaPlex mxdp_23, whole genome shotgun sequence genomic DNA includes:
- the LOC116772205 gene encoding venom carboxylesterase-6-like produces the protein MNKHIIYFFSLLTFNLCASEEYEIIELQLNQGILAGKLDKTFLKHKGYFTFNGIPFAEPPLGELRFQPPVPHRGWKGVYEAFNKKQTCIQFNSRLRMDDNYGLSGSEDCLYLNVFTPNVKGSSPVVVFDYNDNFRTGFNSTDTYSPDFFIEENVVVVHINHRLGVLGYLTTEDDVIPANAGIKDFIMGLKWIRDNISRLGGDPKRVTLMGSRGGSVLIDILLRTEKAKNLFSSAILQSGTALESVFFHKNPREKAFRLGEALNIKTNDSLRLLEDLQQLNVSVLYDKETSVLDRDQVDKIQMSIQPFAPTLELDTSDAIVTSLPEDSKYFNDVPVIIGMNSREGLDLASHFIMEPRLLKDISYDLLFLLPIRTNFRFDRNSDVHKEAAKEILDFYFEKGYFYYENILEYVVYSGDMVQQYALNKAAKELSRELESPVYYYLFDFRGSINENSNFIASRSRFSIEHWGATVADELCYLHLCNRIRNNYIELSKLVSDQPEFKVLRKMVRLWANFARTRDPTPSSGDDVLGDFKWRPIVKENNETNYLHITKSLNIKTNPLGEREKFWDRFIAKYSSLAVDGLVLKKESRDEL, from the exons atgaataaacatataatatatttcttttcactACTTACGTTCAATTTATGTGCATCCGAAGAATACGAAATCATAGAACTGCAATTAAATCAAGGTATTCTAGCCGGGAAGTtggataaaacatttttgaaacaTAAAGGTTACTTTACATTCAACGGTATACCATTTGCCGAACCACCTTTGGGTGAATTGCGTTTCCAG CCACCCGTCCCCCACAGAGGTTGGAAAGGTGTTTATGaggcatttaataaaaaacaaacatgcaTTCAATTCAATTCCAGGCTGAGAATGGATGACAACTACGGCTTATCTGGTTCCGAGGACTGcctgtatttaaatgtatttacacCTAATGTGAAAGGCTCCTCCCCGGTTGTAGTCTTTGATTACAATGACAATTTCAGAACTGGTTTTAACAGTACGGATACCTATTCACCCGATTTTTTCATTGAAGAGAATGTAGTAGTTGTTCATATAAATCACAGGCTTGGAGTTTTAGGTTATCTAACAACGGAGGACGATGTGATTCCCGCTAACGCTGGCATTAAGGATTTTATAATGGGATTAAAATGGATTAGAGATAATATAAGCCGGTTAGGCGGAGATCCGAAACGTGTAACTCTAATGGGTAGTAGAGGTGGCTcagttttaattgatattttattaagaacagAAAAAGCGAAGAACCTTTTCAGCTCAGCCATATTACAAAGTGGGACGGCGTTAGAAAGtgttttctttcataaaaatccAAGAGAGAAAGCTTTTAGACTCGGCGAAGCACTGAACATTAAGACAAATGATAGTTTAAGATTGCTAGAAGATTTACAACAATTGAATGTCAGCGTCTTGTATGATAAAGAAACGTCAGTTCTTGATCGCGATCAAGTTGACAAAATACAAATGAGTATTCAGCCTTTCGCACCCACTTTAGAGCTGGACACTTCGGATGCAATCGTGACATCGCTACCGGAAGATAGCAAATACTTTAATGATGTCCCGGTTATAATCGGAATGAACTCCAGGGAAGGGTTGGACTTAGCGTCCCATTTCATCATGGAACCCAgacttttaaaagatataagcTATgacctattatttttactgCCAATCAGAACAAACTTCAGATTTGATAGAAATAGCGATGTACATAAGGAAGCAGCTAAAGAAATATTGGACTTTTATTTCGAAAagggttatttttattacgaaaatatACTAGAATACGTCGTATACTCCGGTGACATGGTACAGCAATATGCTCTGAATAAGGCTGCCAAGGAACTATCAAGAGAATTAGAATCACCTGTCTATTACTACTTATTCGATTTCAGGGGctctataaatgaaaatagtaattttatcgCTTCCAGATCAAGATTCAGTATAGAACATTGGGGAGCCACTGTCGCCGacgaattatgttatttacatcTTTGTAATcgtataagaaataattatatagaactATCAAAACTAGTGAGCGATCAACCCGAGTTcaaagttttaagaaaaatggTACGGCTTTGGGCGAATTTCGCTAGAACGAG AGACCCGACCCCTTCGAGCGGGGACGACGTCCTAGGAGATTTTAAATGGCGGCCCATCGTTAAAGagaataatgaaacaaattacCTCCATATAACAAAATcgcttaatattaaaaccaatCCCTTGGGCGAGAGAGAAAAGTTCTGGGATAGATTTATAGCTAAGTATTCGAGTTTAGCGGTCGATGGTCTTGTGCTGAAAAAGGAGAGTCGCGACGAGCTTTag